In Lolium rigidum isolate FL_2022 chromosome 3, APGP_CSIRO_Lrig_0.1, whole genome shotgun sequence, the genomic window GTTTTTGTACCATACCTGGTACGATAGCTATACAATTTATCTTATTTTTGTACTTATAAATAAGAGCATTTGAACCGGACGAACCAGTGGTTCGACCAAGAACTGCGAACCCCGAGAAATACACAGATTTAACTGGACCTCCCGACTATCAGGCCATCTTAGGGAAGTGTGAGTTAACAACCTCGTGCGATGCCTACATCTTGTGCATCCCTGGAGAAGCTGCATCGCAATTCAAGTGCTCGTCAACGGCACCATTGACAGAACTACCACGGTCCACGGGGCCGTGCGCCTACATGCACACCACCCACCTCTGCAGCGCATGGCATATGTTCGACATGGTGGCATGGTGCGGTGGAGCCAAGTGTCATTGACGTACAAAGAGCATGTGTCGATCGAAATGTACAAGACATTGACAGAGTGCGAGGCATCGTGCGCAtgaaggatgaagaagcaaaaaggaaagaagaagatgaagaaacgTAAATCCACTTTTAAACTTGGAAGCATATGTTCTTGCTACCCGAGAAAAACATTTCCAAATGTCAAAAAATACCCCCGCATGTCAAATTTCGCGGAAAATTGATCTTTTTTGTGTCTTGTGTAAAAAACATAAGGAAATATCTCATGAAAAGCTTTTCTAAAGCAccaaattttgtattttttttttgcacatgaTACAAAAAAATGTCTGTTTTCGTGAAATGACTTTATGAGCACATCTAACACCGAGACATACGCGTTAACATTTTGTtcgaatttttttgacactttaaaaGCCATTTCAATAACTGAAAGCTATTACTCTCTTCCATAAAGAGGGATTTTCATTTGAGGGTAGTACTTTGTTTGACAAGTTGAATTTGAGGGATCAGTTAATTAGGTCCGGCTAGAAGTAAATGGCCTAACACACAAGCAACTTAATTTCAAGATTTGCATGTGTTTTCTCCGAACATTGCTCTTTTTCTTGACGAGTTCCTCTTTCTTCCACACATCGTAAATTTGTCCAATCGAATTCAAACCACACGGATAAGGTATGACTTGCCTCttcagagcaattccaatagtgtagtcagttgctggctataagccaagtgccatgtcatatatagccaacttagagccaacatatacaatattGAGCTATAAAAATGgagtactttatcaatgtatgacccaactttcactctcacaaagtgtctaGGAGACGTGCTAGagttggctcttgcataagagcccactctccttctctctcctcctctctttcctccaactaagcaataatatactattttaatccttatagccagctgactaggacttattgtacttgctctcatgTACATCGACGTGTCATTACTAAAGTAAGTATACTAGTACGGGGCGACCCTAGCTGGCGGTCGTTCGCTCAAAGCTTGCTTAGCGATCACTTTCCGACAGCTTTTTTGTGTTACGTGAGCaaacctctttcttctcctttctcTGAATCACGTCCACGTTAAAACTTATCAAATtcgaaattttaaaatgttttatctctcaaacaacaactccgatttaagatccgttttcacaatcaaatccgtctcgacgagatcttcaaaactaacacccatgttaatatgtttcgacaaacttattttccggctaaaagttatcaaccctctcgatttgaataatcaaccccttcgtacttgagtgatcaacgataaatgtataaaattatcaacctggtgcatgctattgagggaaagttctgcatgcatgcacaaatagacgaatctgctgatgtcagcggaatcttttacaaatttgaaaatttaaaacgttttaactttcaaacgactacttcaaattaagattcgctctcactaataaatccgtctcgacgagatcttcaaaactagcacccatgttgatatgtttcgagaaactttttttcgggctaaaagttatcaaccctctctgtttgaataatcaacccctccgtacttaagtgatcaacggtgaatgtataaaattatcaacctggtgcagactattgagggaaagttctgcatgcatgcacaaaaagacgaatctgctgatgtcagcggaatgtttcccaaatttaaaattcaaaacgttttaattttcaaacgacaactctaaATTAAGAtttgctttcaccaataaatccgtctcgacgagatcttcaaaactagaacccatgttaatatgtttcgacaaacttttttctggctaaaagttatcaaccctctctatttgaataatcagcccctccgtacttgagtgatcaaccgtaaatgtataaaattatcaaccctaaattttattttattttaaacattttagcgaatcttttttagtttagaagctatcaacccggtgtcctgttatttatcaacagtaaatatgaataactaccaaccctaaaaatctaacttcatttcgaatatttttgcgactctttttagtttaccagttatcaacccggtgccccgttatttatcaatggtaattattaataactaccaaccctaaaaagtatttcatttagaatattttagcgaacatatttttattttacaagctatcaacctagtgcctcgttatttatcaacggtaaatataaataaataataaccctaaaaaatattttatttagaatattttagcgactctcttttagtttacaagctatcaacccggtgacctgctatttatcaatggtaaatataaataaatatcaaccctaaaaatttaatttaatttaaaatatgtagcgactctctttttgtttacaagttatcaacccggtgccccgttatttatcacggTAAATACAAATACCTAGCGAtcctaaaaagtaaatttcatttaaaatattttagcaactttgtttgcttacaacttaaaaaagtacttaatttgagtagcaagtggtagttcatttgagttgcaagtggatcttcccacccgttattttcccccttaaaaaccactggcccgaaaaagaaattataaaaattaatccaaaaaaacatgaattaccgtacgaaataacAACACAAAGGAAATGGCAAAAAAAGAGAGttgtcaaaagggaattgcaaataaagagaattGAAAGTATGCGTCGTGCTGAAAAAAAGAGCGATATgctctgtgcatgcatgcagcaacttgtgagagctagcctcatgctgaaaagttggctcattaaatgcaaactcatgagatactttatgcatgcagtgtgaacgctcttggctatatgcaacttgcaagtgggaacgtgagctgttagtgtgaacataAAGTTACATGTGAACGTAATTAAACATTACGAGACAAAAAAAAAGGAATTAATTTCGCATGGCACGAGCGCTGCCGCGCAAGGAAACAGATCTCTCGAGCGATCGATTGCCAAGGAGGGAATTCGACTAGTACGGTGTGTCGTGTGAAAAAAGACAGACAAAAATTGTTTTCCTGCTGGACGTGTCCTAGTGTTCTGTTCTTTGCTGGATGTGTACTGTACTACCAAGTCTACAACCGCCTAACCAAAATCAGCGCTCCTTGTCGTGGTTGCTGCCCGAGCCGCGCCCGATCAACGCCGTTGGCGTTGGCGCCTCGTCATCCAAGGGCACGACGCCGGCGCCCTCCCTCCGGCTCTTGACCCTGATCAGCCCGTACAGCTTCTTGAACTCCCTCATCGGAGCGTCCTTCCCGAACAACCCACCGCCCGTCTCCTCCGTCGCCTCGGCCTCCGTTCCGGCAGGAACATCCAACTGCGCGTGCGCGGCTCCGGACCAGCTGGTCATCCGCCTGTGCGGCAGCCGTGACGGCGCGTCCGACACGGACGCGCGCTGGAGCTTGGTGATGACGGTGCGGAGCGCGCGGCTCGGGGACCCGCGGTTGGCGAGCATGATCTCGCCCAGCTCGGCGGGGCTGAAGCGGCGGTCGCCGGCGGCGTGGAAGCCCTCCTCCACCTGCGGGTACAGCTTGTGGTCCTTGAGGCCCAGGTAGCTGCTGGCCAGCGCCTTGAACGCGTCGAAGTCGCAGAGCGTGAAGCGGATGTGTACGTCCAGCCTCCCCGGCCGCAGCACCGCcgcgggcacgccctcgtgctccTTCCCCCCGCGCATCGTGAACACCATCACGCGCTCCTCCCCGCAGCAGGAAGCGACGCCGTCCATGAAGCTCAGCACCCTCGCTTCCGCGTTGTCCCCGTGAGTTTGCAGCAGGTGCCGGTCGAGGTCCTCGACGAGTATGAGCGAGCGCGGGGTGGTGCTCATGAGCAGCGCGCGGAGGTCCCCCGCGCGGGACAGGTCGACGTCGTACACGTCGTAGCCGAGGAagcgcgccatggccgccgcgaAGGTGGACTTGCCGGTGCCGGGCGGGCCGTGGAGGAGGTAGCTCCGGCGCCAGACGCGGCCGAGGCGGTGGTAGTAGGCGCGGCCCTTGGCGAAGATTTCCAGGTCGGCGCGGACGCGGGCCTTCAGGTCCGGGTCCATGGCCACCGTGTCGAGCGTGGCCGGGTGCGTGAACGGCGCCGACGCCCACCGCGGCGCGCCCGTGCGCGCGTCCACGCCGCTGGCGTTCGCGAACAGCCGCAGCtcgcgccgccgcagctccatctCGTTGGCCACGGACTCCACGTGCTGCAGGTACGGCCGCAGCACGCGCGTCCGGTCGTGCCGGCGCACGCGCAGCACCAGCGCCTCGTCGTGCTCGTCGCGGGCAGGGCGGTAGGTCCAGGCGAGGCGCGCGCCCTGGAAGGCGTCCCGCGCTGTGTGGCCTGGGCCGAGGTGGAGCGAGAAGCCACCGTTGGTCTTCTTTCTGGGCGACGCGGAGGAGGAGATCACGGAGGCGGCGTCGGCGTCCTCGAGCGACGGCAGCGAGGAGACGTACGCCGCGGCCTTGGCGAACAGTGGGTTGTCCCTCTCGGCGCCGCCGTCGACGGTGAGGCGGCGCGGCACCTCGTGGTACTGGTACGCCTGCGCCCAGTCGTCGCCCCACCGCCAGAGCCGGCGCAGCGCGTAGATCGCCGATCGGTACGAGAGCACCAGCCGGACCACCGCGACGGCGAGCGCGGCGTAGGCGAGGACAACGCCCACGGCGATCATGGCACCGAGCTGAGCGTCGAGTGTACGTTCCTGTACGATCGTGTTGGGAGTGTGAGTCGAGTCTGCAATGGCGAGACGTGGGGCTGGGCCTTTTTAAGAGTTGGCGCGCGCTCGCCGGCGTTCCGACGGTCAAACAGGGCGAGAGGCGGCGGTAAATGAAATGAAATGAAACGGACGTAGGGGCCGGCCAGGTAGCGTGTGTTTGACATTGTCGGAGCTGATCATTCTGCTGCCCACCTTCTCGATCGTCTGACTTGTCTTGCCTCTTTCAATCTCTTGCCGCTGGTTTAACAACGGCAAGACTTTCCACAAATCGTAGCTTGAATGAAAGTATAGATATTAGATACGTACACGGACAGCAACAGCTGTTTTTTCTTTTCAAAAAATATACGGTTATTTCAGCTCTTGGTTGCAACCACTAGCTAGCTACTCACTCGTTGAACAGCCTGTATACGTGTGATGGCTGAATGCAATGTAATCAAACGGACGGCGCGGCGTCGGCATCGGCGTCGGCGGCCGGAGTTGCAGCGGTGCCCAACCGTCGTCGACCCTGCTAACAACTTGCATCTCTGATGTCTTGGAAATGATTTTGTTCCATATCGCCCCTGGCTGGCTCCTCTGTGTATCATTCAACCAACATACTAGCTCAACTCTAATACTCAATGACGAGCCGTTGAACAGGTAGCCCGACTGACACCCTGAGACTGCTGCTTGGGCATTGAATATAGTTTGAGTATAATTTTAGTGTAATCTATTCTTGACTGGTACGTACGCCCATGCATTGACATACTCAAACTAGCCGGATGGAGGTCAAATGCGTGCCTTGAATCTAACTTGGCATCCGTCCGGCGTGGGcgagaaaattgaaaaaaataccACCGTAATTTAGAGGGGTAAAAAAAACCCACCAATTTATGTTAGGGTTTCAAAAAACCACCGATCCAGCGGGAGCACGTAATAAATAAAAACATCAACTCGCCAAGTCTTATTTATTAACAAAACTGGCATGTGGGTTCCGTCGTCAGGCTAACGTGGCAGCAATTGATGGTTGTGGACAAACGACAGTTAACGGCGTGGTTGGAGCCCTACCCCCCTCCCCATTATGACACAGTTCGAGCCAGTCGCCCGCTCACCTCTTCATTTGTCCCCTCTAGACCATGAGCCGGTTACCATTTTCGGTGCTGCCACAAGAAGATATGGCAATGATCACATGTCATACCCGTGAGATGCCGCAGGGTACCCAATGGAAAGCAACCACAAGAAGATATGGCAAGGACCTCGTTAAAATATCCTATGCACATCCACGACAACGAGCTTGACGATCTGATACATTTGGCCATATCCTCGGTCTCAAACCTCTCTAAAGTCTAAGTTGCACCATCAACTCACGTCAATCTCCAGGGTTCGGAGTCCCTCTTGGTAAAATCTCCAAGTTTATTTCATCGTTCCAGAACATAGGGAGTGCACCATTATGCCCCGTACTACTTACAACAATACCATGGTCAAAATCTAAGGTTCTAGCTAAACCTTTGACTCGTGACTTCTGCAATTGTGTTTCTACTACACAAAGCACGGTATTGAAACGCATCACGAGATCACGAAGCTCTCGTACTGTCGCATCACCGCCAAGTCTGTGATAGCTCAGATATATACAACACATTGCTCCCTGGCGGCGCTCTGGGGTGGATCCCTCCCATAAATTGCTTCAATCTTCCTTCCTCGGCTTTCTTCTGCACCGGTGGCTTCACCAGCGATGGGGGCAACATACCCTTCCCGTTCTCTGGGAGCACCACAACCAGGTTACCTGCATTCTCCTGGTTTGTCCCACTCTTTCCATTTTCTAATGGAACCGTCCAGTCCCATGTTCAGTATTGCTCGCGTTCTTGAAATTGATCGCTGCCTCACCCAATGGTCGCTTACAAGATTCAACCTCCCTCCCAATTCCCCGTCCACCACTCGTACTGCCTCATGTGCCCTCCCTCGAAGGTGCTCTACTTCTCACCCCCCGTAATGCTAGGGCTCTAGTCCTCAAAAGGTGCCACCATCTAGTCTTCGTACTTTTTATCTGCATCAACATGGATACTGTCGCCGCACTCTCTAGCTCGCCTTGTCCAAACAAATCACACACCGAGCAGAACCTCGACAGCTTCTCGTACATGACTTGGACTCGGCATTTTGTGACCCTCTGGATGCAGACCCACAACCCTTATCAGAGGTTTTCTTACACCGAGCTTCACTCGGAATCGAAAAAACTAGTATCCCTCGCACCAAGGGCATAAAGAACATCTCCAATACAAGTAGTTATGCCCCTCGCTATTTATTCTTTCCAAAACAAAGGTGAATACCTCGGACTTGCACCAAACATTGATGTGATCCAACAATACTTGCGATGGATCCGCAATCCTGTCGTATGGCTCCAGCATGACTCCCATCTGCCTAAAGTTCAAGGTTCCCTCGAACATAGCCCTTTTCAAATCAGCTAAGCATAAGACTTGTAGGACAAAATGATTTTCCTCCATTGGGTGGATTCTCCACTTCTTTGCAAAACCCAAGGAACGTCCATTTTTTTGGGAGAACGGCTGATTCCAAACCGTGCACCCTCACGCAAGCTCATCAATTCCTTCCTTAGGTGGATCACATCGTCAAAGCTCTTCATCCTTTAATACcagcatcttcatcaacgcctgtAGATCAATCGGAGGCTTCGTGTTCGATGAGCTCTCTCTTTCGGAAACTTTGCCACCAAGGACTAGGGTTTCCCTAGCCCGGAACCGACCGCTACCCAAACACCTCACTTCACCGTCCTACCAAGGCCAGGTAGACATCCAGAGACGCTCCCCCTTCGTTAACCCGAGCAGAGCAGGATCAAGAGGAAGAAGAGCAGAGCTAGATCAGAGCCGGAAATGCCCATCGCCTACGAGATCACAGGTTAAAACCTAGAAATCTAGGTGAGATTTATATAGCTAGATCCCACCGTACACAATGACAAAAGATCGGGAGAAAGTCACGTCTCCacggcaaaaaaagaaaaaatggtcACGAGAGCACGGGCGACAGATTCTGGGCCGTCCGGCCGGTCGTTTTCGCCGTGGCAGCCCAGCCATGACCGGCCCGGCCAGCGGTGTCACGGGGAATCAAATCTCCAAAGCGTATTCCtccgaaaactctagaaaaaggccgaccttcgcgaagggaagccaactcgctccgcacgcgacaagtggcgcgctgtggtgctagaaaatctctgggaagtggtctccctgctcgccacgt contains:
- the LOC124697915 gene encoding AAA-ATPase At2g46620-like yields the protein MIAVGVVLAYAALAVAVVRLVLSYRSAIYALRRLWRWGDDWAQAYQYHEVPRRLTVDGGAERDNPLFAKAAAYVSSLPSLEDADAASVISSSASPRKKTNGGFSLHLGPGHTARDAFQGARLAWTYRPARDEHDEALVLRVRRHDRTRVLRPYLQHVESVANEMELRRRELRLFANASGVDARTGAPRWASAPFTHPATLDTVAMDPDLKARVRADLEIFAKGRAYYHRLGRVWRRSYLLHGPPGTGKSTFAAAMARFLGYDVYDVDLSRAGDLRALLMSTTPRSLILVEDLDRHLLQTHGDNAEARVLSFMDGVASCCGEERVMVFTMRGGKEHEGVPAAVLRPGRLDVHIRFTLCDFDAFKALASSYLGLKDHKLYPQVEEGFHAAGDRRFSPAELGEIMLANRGSPSRALRTVITKLQRASVSDAPSRLPHRRMTSWSGAAHAQLDVPAGTEAEATEETGGGLFGKDAPMREFKKLYGLIRVKSRREGAGVVPLDDEAPTPTALIGRGSGSNHDKER